AAGAACTTGAATAagttattgtttaaaattttttgttgttttgaattCAAACCATAAATCTTAAATTGGTGTTGTCTCataattttcgttttgtttttatgtCCCAGTCAATTGTATAGATGTAGAAGATACACATGTAGATAGGTATAATAATTTAATTGCTAATCTATCAAACTTATTTGGAAGCTAATTTTGAGAATAAATTATGAATCTAAACTACAGAAATATGAAATTTGAGTATAAACAATTAGATGAGTTATACGTTTTATAGTAGTCAGTAGTCAAAATGAGTACAATAGGAAGGTTAAATATTCATATTTTATAGGCTCGGAATGCAATTTCCCACTTCACTTAGGTATCACCAATTATTCGCAATGTATTAAAGTGAAACCTTATTTTGACATAAAACGACTGTTATATGAgtgatatctaaattttttataaaaaaatattccttTCTCATTACTCTATACTATGAACTAAACTAATGGTAAAGATCTATGTTCCCATATTGAGGCACAACGCTAGAGAAGTCTAATTCTCCTCAGCACATCCAACATCATCATCTTCATTACATTGTTCAATAACCACATCATTTATTACCTCTGTAGATGCAACATCTCCATCCAAACTCTCACTGTTGCTATGTTGTGTTTCATGTTCTTCACCTTGTGATAAACACTCTTCCACATTGGTCAGCATATCCAAAGTATCCAATGATCGACCTGTGTGATCGGTTAGCAGGGAACCTGAGGAATTATAAAAATGTTCTCCTTCCAGCAGGGAATCATTGGTGTAACAAGGAGATTGAGTGTGAGAGTTGAAAGTATTATAGCCAGGAAATTGAGGCAGTTGTATGTTGATTTTTTGCTGTTCAATTCGTTTCAGCTCCGATACTTCCATGGCAGCTTGGCTTCCCAAAGTGGTAGCAAAACTAAATGAGGGAGGCACTGAAAAGAAccgcaaaaattaataaaatagcTAATGGATTGAAAACacatgtaacaagtaaaaaggcgttaaattcagccgggtcgaactttggatacccaccacctcaggtatatatgtaaatcccatttcgctaCAATctggtaaaaattggataacttatgcgcgaactttgagtggtctaataaattgttgaattttgaatttaaaattttgccgaattttgtatttcaaatttcagcgaaatcgaataaaaaacaagtaaaaacgcgttaagttccaccgggccgaaatttggatacccaccaccttgggtatatatgtaaaccacctttcatcaaaatcttatgtcaaatttcacttaaatcagattataaatgcggcttttttggggccaagacgttaaatcgggatatcggtctatatggtagctatatgtaaatctcgatcgatctagaccaaattgtagaaatatgtggaggggcataacttaactctctgtgtcaaatttcggcaacatcggataataaatgcgccttttatgggtccaaaatattaaatcgagaaatcggcctatatggcagctatatagaaatctggaccgatctgagccaaattgaagaaggatgtcgaagggcctaacagaattcactgtctcaaatttcggcgacatcggacaataaatgctctttttttccaaaacctaaaaccgagagatcggtctatatggcagctatatccaaaccgatctgacctatatggcagctatatccaaaccgatctgaccgatctgagccatatttcgGTTTATTGTTGGGAGACgtaaaacaactcaatgtttaaaatttctgcgaaatcggttaaaaaataaagcttttatggccttcagaccccttatctggagatcggtctatatggcggcgatatctaaatatagtccgatttgaaccatatttgggtcagatctcgggaggcttaaaacaactcactgcttcaaatttcagcgaagccaggtaataaataaagcttttatgagcttcataccctttatcgagagatcggtctatatagcaattatatccaaatatgaccgatctaatccaaatttaggtcagatgtcgggaggcttaatataactcactgttgcaaatcaaacagcgaaatcgggtaatatataaagcttttatggtcttcagaccctttatcgggagatcggtctatgtggctatacctatatatagctatatctaaatatagtccgatctgaactgtcgtcgggaagccttaatctactcactgtttcaaatttcacaaaatcggatgaaaaataaagtttttatggccattagaacctttatcggaaaatcgatctatatagcagctatatccaaatatggtccgatttggcccgttcaggaACTTAACATGCgtgtatcaaaaagacgtatctgtgctaaatttcagctcaatatctcaatttttgaaggctctagagtgacggacggacggacagacacacggacttcGCTAAATCGTCATTTCATCCCACAAATGTAATTATCTAGCCTTACGTTGCACTTAAATTCTATCCAGAACATCCGACTTGCACTGACTTGGACTAAATGAAAACACAGCAAATATTATGGATAACATATCACAATCCACGAATATTTCTCAACTACATTTATACTCACAACAACTGTCATAGGAAGGCGGCTCATCTTCTGGAACATCTTTTGAACTCGCACCCATatcctcatcatcatcttcatgcACCTGCGACTCCAACAACTCCTCCAACTCTCTACGCAGTCTTAAAGTAGGTTGCGATGTCACTAAATTTCCTCCACCTGGATTGGTTCTTTCACCTCTCGTGCGATTACTGCCCGTGCAAATATTGCAATTACGATTAAAGTTACGCTGTAACCTGCGCTGTTCCTCTTGGTATTGACGCAATGGCTCCGTGCCAATCACCAAGGGAACCGAAATGTCTGTGTCATAGTGAAAGGCTCCCGTCTTCAGCTTCACCTGCAGCATGTAGTGAATGAAGACAATGTAGTTGAGATTCAGCGTTGACCTGGGCGTATCGATGGGCACAAGCAAAGTGCCCTCGTACAAGCGTTTCGTCAGACGCAAAGTACTCTCCTCAATGGCACTTTTGATGAGTGTTTTTGTATGGAAATTACGTTTCATGGGTTTGCGCGCCAAAAAGACGTAGTGTTGTTTGAGGGAGGCCTCCACTCCTACAATGTCATAGTGTGGCGACTGATTGTCTAGCTCTAGGAAGTACTTGATGTGTTGGCCGGGAACAAAGCCAGCATAGGGTAGCATAAGGGAGAAACACAAGGGTCCCGAGGTGCAAGGCCACTGACATAGGTACTTGATGTTCTCGGCCTTAACGGGGAGCTGTAAAGAAACAGAAGAGACCAGACCCTTACTGCATTCACATACTTTCTTGGCATGTGCTTTTCTCACTCACCCCATATTCAGGATGAAAGTTCAAATCCAAACTTTGCACCACACATATTGGCTTGCGAAAAACCTCATCGAAAGTCCTTTGTTTGTCAATGACCAAGGAAATGTTGTAGGCTATATAGCCATAGGGTCCTTTGCAGGAGGACGGACAGTCTGGTGGTATGCGCAATGTTAGCACGTAGACATGCAAACCAGCCGAGAATTCCGAATTGTCAAAAACATTTGCACGTGAATACAAATACTGTTGATGGCCATAATAAGTGGCAGACTCTCGGCCACTAATCGACCATTGAACTTTTGCCTCACCCTCCAGTAGAACATAAACGGCTGAATTaataacacaaacaaacacacacacacacaaacacacaaattaaaaattatgatgtaatgtagagtagagtagtggGCTTTTGGCCAACATACCATTGACTCGTTTCACTTTTTCCGTTTTCAAAAGTATTCGACCGCTGATGTACTCTCCCGAAGAGTAAATGGGATTAAGGCGATCCAATTCAAATTCGCAGGTTGTTGGCATCTCTattgaaaatgttttgcttgctttatgttttaattaaattagaGTAGTCCAAAACTGTTAACTTAAAATAAAACGAATTTCAAGATTTCGTTCACTCGTTTAGCGAACAAACACAACCTTCTCCTTACAGCATCCTTTGGCAAATGTGTAGTGCCAATAGAGCCATCACAGTAAAATACCAGCAGCACATCATCTACCCCAACTAGAAGTCTTGCCAGTAGCTACGTGGGGTTGTATTGTCTGTGGCAGTGTCGAAATCTTTCAACTTACAGCTTTCCCTGTGGGCATTACATTGAAAAGGGTATTTACGATTTATCCAAGCATTTGTCACACTCACAGTTCAAGGTgtaagaaaattacaaaaaaaacgaaaacattgACAATTGACAATTATGCTAAAAATGCAGAGAAATCAAGAGACTTTcgattttaaaaacattttcccacAAAACTCTCATCAAAGTAGACTTCTGAAGAGTACTAttcaactcaatgataaggcgtcTGCCCGATGCACTCGCAATCAAAATGACCAAAATTTCCcaggaacattccattgaggaacaggggatacttctctcatatcaatgagtgcaatcacATTTAAGattagctcaatgattagggccCTCCTCTCTTATgttgagtccgaacgacgtgacGCATAGCGGTACCACCTAACAAAtgtgcaaattcaaatttgtccatgacgattccattacggaacaggggcaatcttctctcatatcaatgactgcagtccgatttaaagttaaggtcaatgataaggggcctcctttttatagccgagtccgaacggcgtgcctcagtgcgacacctcttatgaggaaaagtttttacatggcttagtacctcataaatgtcgccaacattaggaggggataaccaccgctgaaattttttctaatggtctcgccaggattcgaacccaagagttccgcgtcataggcggacaagcctAGGCCTCCTCACAATATGCAAATgcattgcccatgaacattccaatagggaacaggggcaaacttcccacgtatcaatgagtgctgtccgattcaagtataagctcaatgataagggcctctttttatagccgactccgaacggcatgttgcagtgcgacatctctttgtggaaaagtttttacatggtagccatacaaaatggtacagtaccacccaaatgtcaccaacattagCAGGTGATAACCAACgccgaaaattttcatgatattctcaccaggattcgaacccaggcgttcggcgccaTAGGTGAAAAAGGAATCCGAAAAGATAAAGAGGTGGACATACAAATTGATCGATCTAACACTAAGGAGGCTATACACTTCTATACCGACTAACATAATTTTTGAGCCGAAAAGACtgaataacaaaatacatcCACTTTTAAATCCCCATTAAATTTGATCATTTGCCTTCACTATTCTCCGCTTACGTACTTCATTACCTCGCACatccttagaaaaattttgtttctaataTACATTATTTTCAATGTAGTGAATGCCCTAAGTCGCATAGTCACAACTTAAATGAGCTACTTCCAAATTCATAGTTCAATTCTATAGTTTTTTCGTGTTCGCATGTTTTGGGCAAATCAATAGAATGGCGCCACAAGTATGTGTCGTCGCATATCCGTTTTTTTCTTCATGAATCTTTTGAGATGGTGGTGCAAAATCtcaaacattttgaattttatagCACGAGACATCATAAACGAGTTTCTTTAGAGTTCTACGACGACAACCATCATCATGAGCCTCTCTGTTAACTTTGGCCAAGGGTAGCATTAACTCTTATTGCCAACTTGTAGGAGGGGATAATAGATTTGACATCCTAGTCATGTTTGGTTTCCTATTTGCGTTGGAATTATTTGTGAGTGAATATATGTGTTTGTTGTGTGAAATGTTTGATGATGAACAAGaagtaaatttttgtttatttttctaatctcaGGCTGAAAGATGTAGATTGGGATGTGTTCTCTTATGAATATTAAAGAAAATGCTTTTGAATTCATATAATTTGCAAAGAAGTTTAATGGTAATTTGAGAATTTTTCATGATAATGAGGAAATTTGTATTGAATGCCCCATATTTGGCGAAGAAGTATTGTAATGTCGTTTGTGTcattcaattttcaaaaacgattTCTATGcgatagttttttattttttcatttttgtaatATAAATAGTTCGCAAAATtaatggaaacaagtaaaaagccattaagttcggccgggccgaactttggacagccaccaccatgggaatatatgtaaagcacctttcggcacaatctgatgaaaattggataacttatgcacccaaattccacatggatattgagtgggctaataacaataagtcactgttgaaatttgtatttaaaatttcatcaaaatcgggtaataaaaaagccTTTACGAGcttcagacccct
This Stomoxys calcitrans chromosome 2, idStoCalc2.1, whole genome shotgun sequence DNA region includes the following protein-coding sequences:
- the LOC106095593 gene encoding arrestin domain-containing protein 3, whose amino-acid sequence is MPTTCEFELDRLNPIYSSGEYISGRILLKTEKVKRVNAVYVLLEGEAKVQWSISGRESATYYGHQQYLYSRANVFDNSEFSAGLHVYVLTLRIPPDCPSSCKGPYGYIAYNISLVIDKQRTFDEVFRKPICVVQSLDLNFHPEYGLPVKAENIKYLCQWPCTSGPLCFSLMLPYAGFVPGQHIKYFLELDNQSPHYDIVGVEASLKQHYVFLARKPMKRNFHTKTLIKSAIEESTLRLTKRLYEGTLLVPIDTPRSTLNLNYIVFIHYMLQVKLKTGAFHYDTDISVPLVIGTEPLRQYQEEQRRLQRNFNRNCNICTGSNRTRGERTNPGGGNLVTSQPTLRLRRELEELLESQVHEDDDEDMGASSKDVPEDEPPSYDSCLPPSFSFATTLGSQAAMEVSELKRIEQQKINIQLPQFPGYNTFNSHTQSPCYTNDSLLEGEHFYNSSGSLLTDHTGRSLDTLDMLTNVEECLSQGEEHETQHSNSESLDGDVASTEVINDVVIEQCNEDDDVGCAEEN